A stretch of the Myxococcus guangdongensis genome encodes the following:
- a CDS encoding NHL repeat-containing protein, with protein sequence MLHGGRSWRAGWVLVVLALACERQEAREPAPEKDSSVERVTRGPRPTGATRWVRPLTGPGRESAAGLAHDARGEVVVALNSDAAVADFFGPLLNPRSGRVTPETFAVARYGTGGERQWSVSLPGFAEVLAVGARGRIFVVGRNVVGVDLGGGPLPAGRFLLELGRDGVFIRARSLEALGVSDALVPRHADVDGLGNVVLVGSVADAKRGRVPAVVKLDAKGELLWTYAHEAQGEAVSASVDAEGQVYVAGVLEAARVRGAMDSQPFLVRLDARGRARWERRLDTRSGWATGVAVRGQRVLVTGGFTQSLTFLSRTHVVEGGGGRGFVAAFDAEGAPRWLRALGFVGTGLAVDEQEGALVVGRYEEGDDLGTGPMPGVAGSRMNLFLVKLDRVEGGVQWARGFPREALGDAEGVRDFVSLSPKGPGAVLGTQLGPVDLGTGRLEGAWELFLGGFEP encoded by the coding sequence ATGCTTCATGGCGGACGGAGCTGGAGGGCGGGCTGGGTGCTGGTGGTGCTCGCCCTGGCCTGTGAGCGGCAGGAGGCGCGGGAGCCGGCTCCGGAGAAGGACTCGAGCGTCGAGCGAGTCACACGCGGCCCGCGTCCGACGGGCGCGACGCGGTGGGTGCGCCCGTTGACGGGCCCGGGACGTGAGTCGGCCGCGGGGCTCGCGCACGACGCGCGGGGCGAGGTGGTGGTGGCGCTCAACTCGGACGCGGCGGTGGCGGACTTCTTCGGTCCGCTGCTCAACCCTCGTTCGGGGCGCGTGACACCGGAGACCTTCGCGGTGGCGCGCTACGGCACGGGCGGCGAGCGTCAGTGGTCGGTGTCGTTGCCCGGGTTCGCGGAGGTGCTCGCGGTGGGCGCTCGTGGACGCATCTTCGTGGTGGGGCGCAACGTGGTGGGGGTGGACCTGGGGGGCGGGCCGTTGCCGGCGGGCCGGTTCCTGCTCGAGCTGGGACGTGACGGGGTCTTCATCCGGGCGCGGAGCCTGGAGGCGCTCGGGGTGTCGGACGCGCTGGTGCCACGGCATGCGGACGTGGATGGGCTGGGCAACGTGGTGTTGGTGGGCTCGGTGGCCGACGCGAAGCGGGGCAGGGTTCCCGCCGTGGTGAAGCTGGACGCGAAGGGCGAGCTGCTGTGGACGTATGCGCACGAAGCGCAGGGAGAGGCCGTGTCTGCGTCGGTGGACGCGGAGGGGCAGGTCTACGTCGCGGGGGTGCTCGAGGCCGCGCGTGTTCGTGGGGCCATGGACTCGCAGCCGTTCCTGGTGAGGCTGGATGCGCGAGGGCGGGCGCGGTGGGAGCGGCGGCTCGACACGCGCTCGGGCTGGGCCACGGGGGTGGCGGTGCGGGGGCAGCGGGTGCTGGTGACGGGAGGCTTCACGCAGTCGCTCACGTTCCTGTCGCGGACCCATGTGGTGGAGGGGGGAGGCGGCCGTGGTTTCGTGGCGGCGTTCGACGCGGAGGGGGCGCCGCGGTGGTTGCGTGCCCTGGGTTTTGTCGGCACGGGGCTCGCGGTGGACGAGCAGGAGGGGGCGCTCGTCGTCGGTCGATACGAGGAGGGCGATGACCTGGGCACGGGCCCCATGCCGGGTGTGGCGGGGAGCCGCATGAACCTGTTCCTGGTGAAGCTGGACCGCGTGGAGGGTGGGGTGCAGTGGGCGCGAGGTTTCCCTCGGGAGGCGCTCGGTGACGCGGAGGGCGTGAGGGACTTCGTGTCGCTATCGCCGAAGGGGCCGGGTGCGGTGTTGGGCACGCAGCTCGGGCCGGTGGACCTGGGCACGGGGCGGCTGGAGGGTGCGTGGGAGTTGTTCCTCGGTGGCTTCGAGCCCTGA